A genomic stretch from Orcinus orca chromosome 14, mOrcOrc1.1, whole genome shotgun sequence includes:
- the LOC101274320 gene encoding LOW QUALITY PROTEIN: ATP synthase subunit f, mitochondrial-like (The sequence of the model RefSeq protein was modified relative to this genomic sequence to represent the inferred CDS: substituted 2 bases at 2 genomic stop codons), which produces MASVAPVKKKLMDVKIGELPSWMLRQDSAPKGIAGVFQRGYQWYDNRYVNVKKVNTAGVSTVLAAXVLFNYCLSXKELKHEQLCKYH; this is translated from the coding sequence atggcatcaGTTGCACCAGTGAAAAAGAAACTCATGGATGTTAAAATAGGGGAGCTGCCAAGTTGGATGCTGAGGCAGGATTCTGCCCCTAAGGGCATTGCTGGAGTGTTCCAAAGAGGTTACCAGTGGTATGACAACAGGTATGTCAACGTGAAGAAAGTTAACACTGCTGGGGTTTCTACAGTACTGGCAGCTTAGGTGCTTTTCAACTACTGCCTTTCTTAGAAGGAACTCAAACATGAGCAGCTCTGCAAATACCACTGA